In one Nostoc sp. KVJ3 genomic region, the following are encoded:
- a CDS encoding UvrD-helicase domain-containing protein, with protein MIFEIIHKPTFTNQLLAIPKEYVVQILEKIEVLRDDPKPHGNLKKKLHGYKGDVYRLRSGDYRIIYTFGDQWVILLGVDARKDVYKGDKLVAETTDIDISTLPDVEALLAVKPTYTPNLVLPDTSNTESPLPVEITEDLLHRLRLPEEYWATLTACRTLDDLMAVNLPGKWCDRIFDCIAEPNFDQVLNQPSFVTGSTDDLLRFTEGELLGFLLKLNPEQEKFVSWAINASGPTLLKGGPGTGKSTVALYRVRALVETLQANGIEKPKILFTTYTNALVAFSQQLLASLLGEDIQYVNVKTADAIIASVISQSTGKPNIASGNVLRKTIKQALIYAIDSLEGNLLQRQAQEQTLKRLSIDYLIDEIATVIEAREIKTLEAYQATPRSGRAISLNKTQRQAIWHLRQQFYQLLEKQELETWQQVRTRALETLREMDNPPIYDAVVIDEAQDLDPNTLRILTQVCRHPNRLFITADANQSIYGSSFRWSDVSQDLKFVGRTGVLRVNHRTTREINEAAISYLASSILDDEGMGNGEWGIGNRRNFSFSS; from the coding sequence AACCCACCTTCACCAATCAACTCTTAGCTATCCCTAAAGAGTATGTGGTGCAAATATTGGAGAAAATCGAAGTATTGCGGGATGATCCCAAACCCCACGGTAATTTAAAGAAGAAATTACATGGTTACAAGGGTGATGTGTATCGCTTGCGTTCAGGGGACTATCGCATAATTTATACTTTTGGCGATCAATGGGTAATCTTGCTGGGTGTAGATGCCCGTAAAGATGTATACAAAGGCGATAAGCTAGTTGCTGAAACAACCGATATTGATATCAGCACTCTACCGGATGTAGAAGCATTGCTGGCTGTAAAACCAACTTATACCCCAAACTTGGTTTTGCCTGATACCTCCAACACAGAAAGCCCGCTACCGGTGGAAATTACCGAAGATTTGCTTCATAGGTTGCGACTACCAGAAGAATATTGGGCAACATTAACCGCGTGTCGGACATTAGATGATTTAATGGCAGTCAATTTACCAGGTAAGTGGTGCGATCGCATTTTTGATTGTATTGCTGAACCCAATTTTGATCAAGTTCTGAACCAACCCAGCTTTGTTACGGGTAGCACTGATGATTTATTGCGCTTCACTGAAGGTGAGTTGCTGGGATTTTTACTCAAACTCAATCCCGAACAAGAAAAGTTCGTCAGTTGGGCAATTAACGCTTCTGGCCCTACACTGCTAAAAGGTGGCCCCGGTACGGGAAAAAGTACCGTTGCACTTTACCGTGTTCGTGCGTTGGTAGAAACACTCCAAGCCAACGGAATCGAAAAACCTAAAATCCTATTTACAACCTATACAAATGCACTGGTTGCGTTTTCTCAACAACTTTTAGCAAGTCTGCTAGGCGAAGACATACAGTATGTTAATGTCAAAACTGCCGATGCAATAATTGCGTCAGTCATTTCCCAAAGTACCGGAAAACCCAATATTGCTTCTGGTAATGTCCTGCGAAAAACCATCAAGCAGGCGCTAATCTACGCAATTGATTCTCTAGAAGGCAACCTACTACAACGTCAAGCGCAAGAACAAACGTTAAAACGTCTGAGTATTGATTATCTTATCGATGAAATTGCTACAGTTATCGAAGCACGCGAAATCAAAACTCTCGAAGCATATCAAGCAACGCCACGAAGCGGTAGGGCAATTTCCCTTAACAAAACGCAACGTCAAGCAATCTGGCACTTGCGTCAACAATTTTACCAGTTGCTAGAAAAACAAGAACTCGAAACTTGGCAGCAAGTCCGTACCCGTGCCTTGGAAACATTACGGGAGATGGATAACCCGCCGATTTATGATGCAGTAGTAATTGACGAAGCCCAAGATTTAGACCCCAATACTTTACGTATTTTGACTCAAGTCTGCCGTCACCCTAACCGCCTGTTCATTACCGCCGATGCCAATCAATCCATATATGGTAGTAGCTTTCGATGGAGTGACGTTAGCCAAGACTTGAAATTTGTCGGACGCACAGGAGTACTGCGCGTTAATCACCGCACCACCCGCGAAATTAACGAAGCTGCAATATCTTACTTGGCAAGTTCGATTTTAGATGATGAGGGAATGGGGAATGGGGAATGGGGAATTGGGAATCGGAGAAATTTCTCGTTCTCCAGCTAG
- a CDS encoding 3'-5' exonuclease: protein MGNGELGIGEISRSPARDYIHNGPPPAVRAVNNPGDEAELLVRFCKSAAREFRLGINACAVIVPTESAGTKIAGQLSYLGLEAHFMSSKDLDLNKQGVKVITLKAAKGLEFPIVAIAGFLDATYPTIPKGTPEDEITEILARDRRTLFVGMTRAMRALLVIVPASNSSLLLEKFDSQLWNLGNRE from the coding sequence ATGGGGAATGGGGAATTGGGAATCGGAGAAATTTCTCGTTCTCCAGCTAGAGACTATATCCACAATGGCCCACCACCGGCTGTCCGTGCCGTAAATAATCCAGGGGATGAAGCCGAATTACTGGTACGATTTTGCAAAAGTGCTGCCCGTGAATTTCGGTTGGGTATTAACGCTTGTGCCGTAATTGTGCCGACAGAAAGTGCTGGTACAAAAATAGCTGGTCAACTTTCATACTTAGGTTTAGAAGCGCATTTCATGTCTAGCAAAGACTTGGACTTAAATAAACAAGGTGTTAAAGTTATTACGCTTAAAGCTGCGAAGGGGTTAGAATTTCCCATTGTAGCGATCGCCGGATTTTTGGATGCAACCTATCCAACAATTCCCAAAGGTACACCGGAGGATGAAATTACAGAAATTTTAGCACGCGATCGCCGGACTCTATTTGTTGGTATGACTCGCGCTATGCGGGCATTGTTGGTTATTGTTCCTGCAAGCAACTCTTCTCTCCTCTTGGAAAAATTTGATTCTCAATTGTGGAATCTTGGGAATAGGGAATAG